One stretch of Rhinolophus ferrumequinum isolate MPI-CBG mRhiFer1 chromosome 3, mRhiFer1_v1.p, whole genome shotgun sequence DNA includes these proteins:
- the HIVEP2 gene encoding transcription factor HIVEP2, producing MDTGDTALGQKATSRSGETDKASGRWRQEQSAVIKMSTFGSQEGQRQPQIDPEQIGNTASAQLFGSGKLASPGEVAQQVTEKQYPPHRPSPYSCQHSLSFPQHSLPQGVMHSSKPHQSLEGPPWLFPGPLPSIASEDLFPFPIHSHSGGYPRKKISSLNPAFSQYSQKSIEQSEDAHKKEHKPKKPGKYICPYCSRACAKPSVLKKHIRSHTGERPYPCIPCGFSFKTKSNLYKHRKSHAHAIKAGLVPFTESAVAKLDLEAGFIDVEAEIHSDGEQSTDTDEESSLFVESSDKMSPGPPVPLDAASRGGYPGSLEESLGGPMKVPILIIPKGGIPLPNESSQYIGSDMLPNPSLSTKADDSHTVKQKLALRLSEKKGQDSEPSLNLLSPHSKGSTDSGYFSRSESAEQQISPPNTNAKSYEEIIFGKYCRLSPRNTLSVTTASQERASMGRKGMMESLPHVNTRLDVKMFEDPVSQLVPSKGEIDPNQTSMLKSTKFNSESRQSQTIPSSIRNDGKLYAANFQGSSPVLLEAPVDSSPLIRSNSMPTSSATNLSIPPSLRGSHSFDERMTGSDDVFYPGTVGIPPQRMLRRQAAFELPSVQEGHVETEHHGRMLKSISGSSLKEKKLIPGERVGYDYDVCRKPYKKWEDLETPKPGYRDISCLSSLKHGGEYFVDPSAPLQGVQTMFGTTCENRKRRKEKSVGDEEDTPMICSSIVSTPVGMMTSDYDPKVQMPEGVRSGFAMAGHENSSHGHSERFDPCRPQLQSGSPSLGSEESPSATDSDKTSDLGVRKPPGNVISVIQHTNSLSRPNSFERSESSELATNAQDKASSPSETCDSEISEAPVSPEWAPPGESAENGGRPSPSQQVQQQSYHAQPRLVRQHNIQVPEIRVTEEPDKPEKEKEVPSKEPEKPVEEFQWPQRSETLSQLPAEKLPPKKKRLRLADMEHSSGESSFESVGTGLSRSPSQDSNLSHSSSFSMSFEREETLKLAAPGKQDEFGKHSEFLTVPAGSYSLSVPGHHHQKEMRRCSSEQMPCPHPTEVPEIRSKSFDYGNLSHAPVAGATTSTLSPSRERKKCFLVRQASFSGSPEIAQGEAGTDLGVKQEQLEHLHVGLRSTWHHVPSSVLPPLQAEDPGKQIVGPCAPLSSGPLHLAQPQIMHMDSQESLRNPLIQPTSYITSKHLSEQPHLFPHQETIPFSPIQNALFQFQYPTVCMVHLPAQQPPWWQAHFPHPLVPHPQKSYGKPSFQAEIHPSYPLEHIAEHTGKKATDYTHTKEQTYPCYSGTSGLHSKNLLPKFPSDQSTKSPDTPSEHVLQEDFALANTGPLQSLPGTVVPVRIQTHVPSYGSVMYTSISQILGQNSPAIVICKVDENMTQRTLVTNAAMQGIGFNIAQMLGQHAGLEKYPIWKVPQTLPLDLESSIPLCLPSTSDGVATLGGSKRMLSPASSLELFMETKQQKRVKEEKMYGQIVEELSAVELTNSDIKKDLVRPQKPQLVRQGCASEPKDGMQSGSSSFSSLSPSSSQDHPPASMPLREPFPPISRAPSLGQKSSGPSESRESSDELDIDETASDMSMSPQSSSLPQGDSQLEEQRRGQKLPVGMLVHMASGPSGKVANSTLVFTDVADFQQILQFPSLRTTTTVSWCFLNYTKPNYVQQATFKSSVYASWCISSCNPNPSGLNTKTTLALLRSKQKITTEIYTLAAMHRPGTGKLTSSNAWKQFTQMKPDTSFLFGSKLERKLVGNILKERGKGDIHGDKDIGSKHTEPIRIKIFEGGYKSNEDYVYVRGRGRGKYICEECGIRCKKPSMLKKHIRTHTDVRPYVCKLCNFAFKTKGNLTKHMKSKAHMKKCLELGVSMTSVDDTETEEAETMEDLQKATEKHSMSSISTDHQFSDAEESDGEDGDDNDDDDEDDDDFDDQGDLTPKTRSRSTSPQPPRFSSLPVNVGTVPHGVPSDNSLGHSSLISYLVTLPSIQVTQLMTPSDSCEDTQMTEYQRLFQSKSTDSEPDKDRLDIPSCMDEECMLSSEPSSSPRDFSPSSHHSSPGYDSSPCRDNSPKRYLIPKGDLSPRRHLSPRRELSPMRHLSPRKEAALRREMSQRDVSPRRHLSPRRPLSPGKDITTRRDLSPRRERKYMTSIRAPSPRRALYHNPPLSMGQYLQAEPIVLGPPNLRRGLPQVPYFSLYGDQEGAYEHPGSRLFPEGPNDYVFSHLPLHSQQQVRAPIPMVPVGGIQMVHSMPPALSGLHPPPTLPLPMEGSEEKKGASGESFAKDPYVLSKQHEKPPPHVLQSSGLPSMPSSPRLLMKQSTSEDSLNSTEREQEENIQTCTKAIASLRIATEEAALLGADQPVRPHQKPLESAQVTIRHFSGPEPGQPCTSATHPDLHDGEKDNFGTSQTALAHSTFYSKSCVNDKESGFHGSKEFPSSTEEGNEPSSEKSQLH from the exons ATGGACACTGGGGACACAGCTCTAGGACAAAAAGCTACCTCAAGGTCTGGAGAAACTGATAAAGCATCAGGTAGATGGAGACAGGAACAATCAGCTGTTATTAAGATGAGCACTTTTGGCAGTCAAGAAGGACAACGGCAACCACAAATAGATCCAGAGCAAATTGGAAACACAGCATCAGCACAACTCTTTGGTTCTGGGAAACTGGCCTCCCCTGGCGAAGTGGCACAGCAAGTCACAGAGAAGCAATACCCACCGCACCGTCCGAGTCCTTATTCATGCCAACATTCACTCTCTTTCCCTCAGCACTCGTTGCCACAGGGGGTCATGCACAGCAGCAAGCCACATCAGAGCCTTGAAGGCCCTCCGTGGCTTTTCCCTGGCCCTTTGCCATCTATTGCCTCCGAGGacttatttccttttcctatcCACAGCCACAGTGGTGGTTATCCCAGAAAAAAGATTTCAAGTCTGAACCCCGCTTTTAGCCAATATTCCCAGAAAAGTATCGAACAGTCAGAAGATGCTCACAAAAAAGAGCACAAACCCAAGAAGCCCGGCAAGTATATTTGCCCGTACTGCAGCAGGGCATGTGCCAAACCGAGCGTGCTGAAGAAACACATCAGGTCCCATACTGGGGAGCGGCCGTACCCCTGCATACCTTGTGGCTTCTCTTTCAAGACAAAGAGCAATCTATACAAGCACAGGAAGTCACATGCCCACGCAATTAAGGCAGGACTGGTCCCTTTCACAGAGTCAGCTGTCGCTAAATTGGACCTAGAGGCTGGTTTTATTGATGTCGAAGCAGAAATACATTCAGATGGTGAACAGAGTACAGACACAGATGAGGAGAGCTCTCTATTTGTTGAGTCTTCTGACAAAATGAGTCCTGGTCCACCAGTCCCACTGGATGCTGCCAGCAGAGGGGGCTATCCTGGGTCACTGGAAGAATCACTGGGAGGTCCGATGAAGGTGCCGATTTTGATTATTCCCAAAGGCGGGATTCCTTTACCTAACGAAAGCTCTCAGTATATTGGCTCTGATATGCTACCCAATCCATCTTTAAGTACTAAGGCTGATGACTCTCACACAGTGAAACAAAAACTTGCACTAAGACTGTCAGAGAAAAAAGGACAAGATTCTGAGCCATCTCTAAACCTTCTGAGCCCGCACAGTAAAGGAAGCACTGACTCTGGTTACTTTTCTCGCTCAGAAAGTGCAGAGCAGCAAATAAGCCCTCCAAACACAAATGCGAAGTCTTATGAAGAaatcatctttggaaaatactgtAGGCTTAGTCCCAGAAACACACTCAGTGTTACAACCGCAAGTCAGGAGCGCGCCAGCATGGGTAGGAAAGGGATGATGGAATCATTACCTCATGTGAACACCAGGTTAGACGTCAAGATGTTTGAAGATCCTGTTTCACAGCTGGTCCCAAGCAAAGGAGAAATCGACCCCAATCAGACAAGCATGCTCAAATCCACTAAATTCAACAGTGAGTCCAGACAATCCCAGACTATTCCATCATCTATTAGGAATGATGGGAAACTTTATGCTGCAAATTTCCAAGGCAGCAGCCCAGTCCTCTTAGAAGCTCCTGTGGATTCTTCACCCCTTATTCGAAGCAACTCAATGCCAACTTCTTCAGCAACTAATCTAAGCATTCCTCCTTCTTTGAGAGGAAGTCACTCATTTGATGAGAGGATGACTGGTTCTGATGATGTGTTCTATCCAGGGACTGTAGGAATCCCCCCTCAGCGCATGCTAAGAAGACAAGCTGCATTTGAGCTGCCTTCTGTCCAGGAGGGACACGTGGAGACAGAGCACCATGGCAGGATGTTAAAGAGCATCTCAGGTTCAtccttgaaggaaaagaaattgattCCTGGGGAAAGGGTTGGGTATGACTATGATGTCTGCCGGAAACCCTACAAGAAGTGGGAAGACTTGGAAACACCAAAGCCAGGCTACAGGGACATTTCCTGCTTAAGTTCTTTAAAACATGGTGGAGAATATTTTGTGGATCCCTCAGCGCCATTGCAGGGAGTGCAAACCATGTTTGGAACTACATGTGAAAATAGGAAACGCCGGAAAGAGAAGAGTGTGGGGGATGAGGAGGACACCCCCATGATTTGCAGCAGCATTGTAAGCACTCCCGTGGGCATGATGACCTCAGATTATGACCCCAAAGTACAGATGCCAGAAGGTGTGAGAAGTGGATTCGCCATGGCTGGGCATGAGAACTCTTCTCATGGTCATTCTGAGCGCTTTGACCCATGTCGACCCCAACTACAATCTGGAAGTCCATCTCTTGGGTCAGAAGAGTCGCCCTCTGCCACTGATTCAGACAAGACGTCAGACCTAGGGGTCAGGAAACCTCCAGGAAATGTGATTTCTGTGATTCAACATACAAACTCGCTGAGCCGACCCAATTCATTTGAAAGGTCTGAGTCATCTGAACTGGCGACTAATGCACAAGACAAAGCCTCTTCACCTTCTGAGACCTGTGACAGTGAGATTTCAGAAGCCCCTGTGAGTCCAGAGTGGGCTCCCCCAGGGGAAAGTGCAGAAAATGGGGGCAGACCATCCCCTTCTCAGCAAGTTCAACAGCAGTCCTACCACGCACAGCCCAGGCTGGTTCGCCAGCACAACATTCAGGTTCCTGAGATTCGAGTGACGGAGGAGCCTGATAagccagagaaggagaaagaagtcCCGAGTAAAGAGCCAGAAAAGCCTGTGGAGGAATTTCAGTGGCCCCAGAGGAGTGAGACCCTGTCCCAGCTCCCAGCAGAGAAGCTGCCACCCAAAAAGAAGCGTCTGCGACTTGCAGATATGGAACATTCTTCAGGGGAGTCCAGCTTTGAATCCGTCGGCACAGGCCTATCTCGTAGCCCCAGTCAGGACAGCAACTTGTCCCATAGCTCCAGCTTCTCGATGtcttttgaaagagaagaaaccCTTAAGCTCGCTGCTCCTGGTAAGCAAGATGAGTTTGGGAAGCATTCAGAGTTTCTGACTGTCCCTGCTGGTTCTTACTCATTGTCTGTCCCAGGCCACCACCACCAGAAAGAGATGCGACGCTGCTCGTCCGAGCAGATGCCTTGCCCTCACCCAACTGAAGTCCCAGAAATTCGAAGCAAATCGTTTGATTATGGGAATCTGTCCCATGCTCCAGTGGCAGGGGCAACGACCTCCACATTATCCCCATCACGGGAGAGGAAGAAATGCTTCCTGGTGCGTCAGGCTTCCTTCAGCGGTTCTCCTGAGATTGCCCAGGGGGAGGCTGGGACAGATCTGGGCGTAAAGCAGGAGCAGCTGGAGCACCTGCATGTTGGCCTCAGGTCCACGTGGCACCATGTCCCGTCCTCTGTGCTGCCTCCTCTCCAGGCAGAGGACCCAGGGAAGCAGATTGTGGGTCCTTGTGCCCCACTGAGCTCAGGGCCACTCCACCTGGCCCAACCACAGATCATGCACATGGACAGTCAGGAGTCTCTGAGAAATCCGTTGATACAACCGACATCCTATATTACAAGCAAGCACTTGTCTGAACAACCACATTTATTTCCGCATCaagaaacaattccattttctCCGATCCAGAATGCCTTGTTTCAGTTTCAATATCCTACTGTCTGTATGGTTCACTTACCAGCTCAGCAGCCTCCCTGGTGGCAAGCCCATTTCCCACATCCCCTTGTGCCACACCCTCAGAAGAGCTATGGCAAGCCTTCTTTCCAGGCGGAAATTCATCCTAGCTATCCCTTAGAGCACATTGCAGAGCACACTGGAAAGAAAGCCActgattatacacacacaaaagagcaAACGTACCCGTGTTATTCAGGAACATCAGGGCTACACTCAAAGAACCTTCTCCCAAAGTTTCCGTCAGACCAGAGCACCAAATCACCTGATACTCCCTCTGAGCACGTTCTTCAAGAAGATTTCGCCTTGGCAAACACTGGGCCTTTACAGTCCTTACCGGGAACAGTGGTTCCTGTCAGGATCCAGACCCACGTCCCATCCTATGGGAGTGTCATGTATACAAGTATTTCTCAGATACTTGGGCAGAACAGTCCTGCAATTGTCATATGCAAAGTTGATGAGAACATGACTCAGAGAACACTGGTAACCAATGCGGCCATGCAAGGAATAGGGTTTAACATTGCCCAGATGTTGGGGCAGCATGCAGGCTTGGAGAAATACCCCATCTGGAAAGTACCTCAGACCTTACCCCTTGACTTAGAATCCTCAATTCCCTTATGCTTACCTTCCACCTCTGATGGTGTCGCCACCCTGGGAGGTAGCAAGCGTATGCTTTCGCCAGCCAGCAGCTTAGAACTCTTCATGGAAACAAAGCAGCAGaaaagggtcaaagaagaaaagatgtATGGACAGATTGTGGAGGAGCTTAGCGCTGTGGAGCTAACCAACTCAGATATCAAAAAGGATCTCGTCCGCCCACAGAAACCCCAACTAGTTCGCCAAGGCTGTGCTTCTGAGCCAAAGGATGGCATGCAGTCAGGCTCATCCTCCTTCTCCTCGCTGTCCCCCTCCTCATCTCAAGACCATCCGCCTGCCAGCATGCCCTTGAGAGAGCCATTCCCGCCCATCTCCAGGGCACCTTCTCTCGGGCAGAAGTCCAGTGGGCCTTCTGAAAGCAGAGAGTCGTCAGATGAGTTAGATATTGATGAGACAGCCTCAGATATGAGCATGAGCCCACAGAGTTCGTCATTGCCACAGGGGGACAGTCAGCTCGAAGAGCAAAGAAGGGGCCAGAAGCTGCCTGTTGGCATGCTGGTCCACATGGCCTCCGGCCCAAGCGGGAAAGTGGCAAACTCGACTCTGGTTTTCACGGACGTGGCAGATTTCCAGCAGATTCTTCAGTTCCCTAGTCTTCGGACAACAACTACTGTGAGTTGGTGCTTCTTGAATTATACAAAACCCAATTACGTGCAACAGGCCACCTTCAAATCCTCAGTTTATGCTTCATGGTGCATTAGTTCCTGTAACCCAAACCCATCAGGATTGAACACCAAGACCACTCTGGCTCTTCTGAGGTCCAAGCAAAAAATCACCACAGAAATTTATACTCTGGCTGCTATGCACAGGCCTGGAACTGGCAAGCTGACGTCATCAAATGCTTGGAAGCAGTTCACTCAG ATGAAACCTGATACATCCTTTTTATTTGGCagcaaattagaaaggaaattagTGGGAAATATCttaaaggaaagagggaaaggagataTTCATGGAGATAAAGATATTGGATCCAAACACACTGAGCCAATCCGAATTAAAATCTTTGAAGGAGG GTATAAATCAAATGAAGATTATGTATATGTCAGAGGACGTGGTCGTGGAAAGTACATTTGTGAAGAATGTGGGATTCGCTGTAAGAAGCCAAGCATGCTCAAAAAGCATATCCGTACTCATACTGATGTCCGGCCTTATGTATGCAAGTTATGTAACTTCGCCTTCAAAACAAAAG GAAACCTAACAAAGCATATGAAATCAAAagcacacatgaaaaaatgccTGGAGTTGGGAGTCTCAATGACATCAGTGGATGATACAGAAACCGAGGAAGCAG AAACTATGGAAGATTTGCAGAAAGCAACCGAGAAGCATAGCATGTCAAGCATTTCAACTGATCATCAGTTCTCAGATGCCGAAGAGTCAGATGGTGAGGATGGAGATGATAATGACGATGacgatgaagatgatgatgactTTGATGACCAGGgagatttgacaccaaaaaccAGATCAAGAAGCACCAGTCCTCAGCCTCCTCGATTCTCCTCCTTGCCTGTGAATGTTGGCACCGTACCCCATGGGGTTCCTTCAGATAATTCCCTGGGGCATTCTTCATTGATCAGCTATTTGGTTACTTTGCCAAGTATTCAGGTTACTCAGCTTATGACACCAAGTGACTCATGTGAAGATACCCAGATGACAGAATACCAGAGGTTATTCCAGAGTAAAAGTACAGACTCGGAACCAGACAAAGACAGGTTAGACATACCTAGTTGTATGGATGAAGAGTGTATGCTGTCTTCAGAGCCCAGCTCCTCTCCGAGGGACTTCTCCCCCTCAAGCCACCATTCCTCACCCGGATATGATTCTTCACCCTGTCGAGATAATTCACCAAAGAGGTATCTGATACCCAAAGGAGATTTATCACCCAGAAGACATTTATCACCTAGGAGAGAATTGTCCCCTATGAGACATCTTTCACCAAGAAAGGAAGCTGCATTGAGAAGAGAGATGTCACAAAGAGATGTTTCACCAAGAAGGCATCTATCCCCAAGGAGGCCATTGTCACCTGGGAAAGATATAACGACAAGAAGAGACCTCTCTcccagaagagagaggaaatacaTGACCTCCATCAGGGCGCCATCTCCCAGAAGGGCTTTGTACCATAACCCACCATTGTCCATGGGGCAGTATTTGCAAGCAGAGCCAATTGTACTGGGGCCTCCT AATTTAAGAAGAGGATTACCTCAGGTTCCTTACTTCAGTCTCTATGGAGACCAAGAAGGTGCTTATGAACATCCAGGCTCCAGGCTTTTCCCTGAGGGTCCTAATGACTATGTCTTCAGTCATCTTCCACTCCACTCTCAGCAGCAAGTGCGAGCTCCTATCCCTATGGTGCCAGTTGGTGGGATCCAAATGGTTCACTCCATGCCGCCGGCCCTCTCTGGTTTACATCCTCCACCCACATTGCCTCTGCCAATGGAGGGCtctgaggagaagaaaggagctTCTGGGGAATCCTTCGCTAAGGATCCCTATGTTCTTTCCAAGCAGCACGAGAAGCCACCTCCTCACGTTTTGCAGTCATCTGGTCTACCTAGCATGCCATCCTCTCCTCGGCTATTGATGAAACAGAGCACTTCAGAAGACAGCCTAAATTCAACAGAGAGGGAACAGGAGGAAAATATCCAGACTTGTACAAAAGCCATCGCCTCTCTCCGGATTGCCACAGAAGAGGCCGCTCTGCTTGGGGCAGACCAGCCAGTGCGGCCTCACCAGAAACCCTTGGAGAGTGCACAGGTTACCATTAGACACTTTAGTGGACCTGAGCCAGGTCAGCCCTGTACCTCAGCTACCCACCCTGACTTGCATGATGGTGAGAAGGACAATTTTGGTACATCACAGACTGCATTAGCTCACTCCACCTTTTACAGCAAGAGTTGTGTGAATGACAAAGAGTCGGGCTTCCATGGCAGCAAAGAATTTCCTTCAAGCACAGAGGAAGGCAATGAACCTTCATCAGAAAAGAGTCAGCTACATTGA